DNA from Pseudocitrobacter corydidari:
GCGTCTCTCGCGGCATGATCCATAAAATCGAACGCGGCGAGAGCAGCCCGACGGCGGCGCTGTTGGCTCGTTTGTCCGGTGCTTTTGGGATTAGCATGTCGACGCTGATTGCGCGAGCTGAAATGCAGGAGGGCAAACTGCTGCGCTTTGCCGATCAGCCCGTCTGGCACGATCCGCAAACGGATTATTTGCGCCGTCATGTTTCACCGCGTAGCGATATGCCGATTGATCTTGTGCAAATCGAACTGCCTGCGGGCAGCGATATTCCGATGCCTGCCTCGGCTTATGCCCTGGCGCGACAATTGATCTGGCTGACGAAAGGCGAGCTGGTTTTTGTCGAGGGCGATACGCGCCATGAGATGAAAACGGGGGATTGCCTTGAACTTGGCCCGCCGAACGACTGCCGGTTTATTAATGAGACGAAAGAAGCCTGTACGTATCTGGTGGTAAGGCTCAACACGCCTCCTGCCTGATGCGCCGCATATTGTTAAACGTAAAGTGCGAATCAACGCTACGCTCTGTACAGGTTTTCAAACAAAGGCACAGGTTATGACCAAAGAGACATTACGCCAGCGTCGCTGGGTTCTGGCATCACGCCCACACGGTGAGCCGGTTGCTGATGATTTCCGCCTTGAAGAGGCAAATGTTCCTGAACCCGCAGAGGGCGAAGTGCTGCTACGCACAATCTATCTTTCACTCGATCCCTATATGCGTGGGCGAATGAGCGATGCGCCATCTTACTCACCGCCGGTCGAACTGGGCGCGGTGATGGTGGGCGGCACCGTTAGCCGGGTAGAGCAATCGCGTCATCCGAATTTTAAAACGGGTGAATGGGTGCTGGGTTACAGCGGTTGGCAAACTTATGATGTATCCAACGGTGACGGGCTGGTGAAACTTGGCGATGCGCCGGAACATCCTTCCTGGTCACTCGGTATTCTGGGCATGCCGGGCTTTACCGCCTATATGGGCCTGCTCGATATCGGCCAGCCTAAGGTGGGCGAAACGCTGGTAGTGGCTGCTGCCACGGGCCCGGTTGGGGCGACGGTGGGGCAAATCGGTAAACTGAAAGGCTGCCGCGTGGTGGGCATTGCGGGCGGGCCAGAGAAATGCCGTCATGCGGTGGAGGTATTGGGGTTTGATCTCTGTATCGACCACCGGGCGAAGGATTTTGCCGAACAGCTTGCCAGCGCCTGTCCGGCAGGGATTGATGTGTACTACGAAAACGTAGGCGGTAAGGTTTTTGATGCCGTATTGCCACTGCTTAATACTTCGGCACGCGTGCCGGTATGTGGCCTGGTGAGCGGTTATAACGCTACCGACCTTCCTGATGGCCCCGACAGGCTGCCGCTGCTGATGGGCACTTTGTTGAAAAAACGGATCCGCATGCAGGGCTTTATCATTGGCCAGGACTATGGACATCGGATCGGTGAGTTTCAGGAGGAGATGGGCCGCTGGGTGCAGGAAGGAAAAATAAAATACCGTGAACAAATTATTGATGGCCTGGAGAATGCGCCTGCGGCGTTAATCGGGCTGTTAAAAGGGGAAAATTTCGGCAAAGTCGTTATTCGCCTCGCTAACGATAAGTAAAGATTGAAACGGCGTAGGTGATACGCCGTTTTTTTTCGTGCAAAAATATCATAAACCGCTTTAATATAGTGTAACAGAAGCGTTTATATAAAACGCTCAGCAAAAAGCATGATTTTTACGTAATTGATTCTCTCGCCATCATCAGGAAATGCAACACCGTCAGGTAGTCAATAACCGTATTTGAGATATGGCCCTGTATTGGGTCATGACGATGAGAGCGACCATTATTATGTTTGATTTTGCCAAAGCGCAAAGATTGAGTCTGACTCAACAGGTAGAACAAAATTTAAAAAATGCATTAATTATCGGCGCGCTAAAACCCGGCGCGCGACTGGTGACGAAAGATATCGCGGAAAGCCAGGGGATTAGTATTACCCCTGTGCGTGAAGCTTTGCTGCGTCTGGTCTCGTCCGGTGCGCTGTACGCGGCCCCAGCTCAGGCGTTTTTAGTCCCGGAGCTTAATCTGGCGCGTTATAATGAAATTCAGATAATCCGCAAAAAGCTGGAAGGAATGGCGGCAGCGGCGGCGTCTGAAAAAATGACCGTAGAAAAAGTAAGCCGATTACATCGATTAGTCGAAGAGTTTCACTCAATTAAAAGCAGCGGCGACATAGCTAAAACGTTACAGTCAAATTATCAGTTTCGTTTTTGTCTCTATGAATTTGCTGAAATGCCAACATTAACTGCGCTAATTGAGCAACTGTGGGTTCGCATTGGCCCCAGCTTCAATTATTTATACCCGCATGCGGATGAACAATTCTTTCAGCGTGAGTTTTATCGCGCATTACTTTTAGCGTTATCGAAAGGCGCGCAGGTGGAAAGTTATGAAGCTATCTGCGAGGTTATTGATGAAAGTGGGGCGATTATACAGAAACAATATACTAATTAATTTCAGAAATTAATTAGTACAGATAAACTCAATGCGTCAAATTTAGTAAACATCAAATATTGTTAGAGAAAACCCTCATCCCACAGGGACGAGGGTTGGGTTTGATTTACTCGAACGTCCAGCCCACGTTTAAGCCCACGCCGTAATTACGTCCCGGAGCGGGTTCGTAGTAGCGGCCATTTGATTCGTTAACGATGACGGAACCGACATACTCGCGATCAAACAGGTTATCCACGCGACCGAAGACGTCTATGTTCACCTTGCTAATGTTGAATTTATATCCGGTATTCAGACCGACGACCGTCCACGATGGCGCTTTAGCGGTGTTTTCATCATTCGCCATGATATCGCTCAGATAACGAATATCGCCCCCGGCGTACCAGCCGCTTTCTGGTTCATATCCCAGTGAGGCAAATCCCATATTGCGCGCGATCCCCGGCATACGATTGCCGTTACAGTTGCTATCGTCACATACGTTGGTGCGATAGGTTGCATCCAGATAGGTCCATGCGGCTTTCGCACGCCAGTTCTCAGCAAAGCGTTGATCAAGCGACAGTTCTGCGCCCTGTCGGCGTGTTTTCCCAGCGTTTTTATAGCTGGTGCGCCCGCCGCTGCTGGCATCGGTGACAATCTCGTTATCGGTGTTGGTCTGGAAGAGGGCAACTGAGAGCAACCCGTTGCCGATACGGGTTTTACTGCCAATTTCGACGGTGTCATTGGTCGACGGTTTAAGATCGAAATTCAAACCACTTTTCCCATCGGAGCGATAAGAAAGCTCGTTGATGGTCGGCGTTTCGAAACCGCGCCCGGCAGAAAGATAGACATTCCACGCATCGGTGATGGCGTACTTCAGTGAACCGGCGGGCAACCATTTGTGATAGTTGGCGTCGCCGCTGTCGTTGCCATTCTCAGGGGTGATGTAGCGATCGTTGGAATCAAACCAAACAGAACTATAGCGTACCCCGGCATCCAGGCTCAGTTTATCCGTCAATTGCCACTGGGTTTGCAGGTAGGGGTCGAGGTTCCACATCAGGTTACGTTCGTTGCGGCGCAAGTCGCCTTTCTGACCGTACTCCGGCGTGCTGCCGTTCATCACAAAGTTTTCATAACCCTTGCGCTGTTCGCTCATATTTTCATAATCGAGCCCGGTGGTGAAGGTCACCGGCACCAGCAGTTCGCCCCGGTGCGTCCAGCGGGTATCAATGCCCTGATAATGACGGGTGAGTTCAATCACGCCACCTGCATGAGTAGGGTTAAGCTGTGGCGCGCGTGGAATAGACTGGTACTGCGTGGTTTCGCGCTCGCCGGCGTAGAGCATCATGCTCAGATCATCGTTTTCCGTTAACTGACGATCGTAGCGTAAGCCTGCCTGCGTTTGCTTGATGGTTTTACGGGTGTGGTACTGCTCGGCGCGAGGCGACTGTTGCGGGTTATCGCGCCATTCGCTCTCAGTAAGCCCACCAGCATCATCGGCTTTAATATCGACGCTGTTAAACAGCAGCGTCAGTTTGCTGGCGTCATCAATGCGTACACCCAGTTTGGCGTTAGCGAGATTTTTCTGCGCACCGCTACGATCGCGGTAGCCGTGCGTCGAAAAACGGCTGGTGGAGACGGTGTAATCGACGTCACCTGCCTGCGTGCCGTCGCCCACTGCGCCGGAGGCTTTCAGGCCATATCGCCAGCTACCAAAACTGCCGTAATAGCTGCTGGCTTCGATGGTACCCGGCTGCTGCCCGGTTTGCGTGTTGACGTTGATCACACCGCCGGAGGAGTTCCCGTACAGCGCCGAGAAGGGCCCACGCAGGACATCGATACTTTCGACGCTGTTGATGTCAATATTAGAGGTCTGCCCCTGACCATCCGGCATGGTGGCGGGAATGCCGTCAACGTAGAGACGCAGCCCGCGCACGCCGAAGGTTGAACGCGCACCAAAGCCACGAATCGACAGCTGGAGATCCTGCGCATAGTTCTGGCGGTTTTGCACCTGCAAACCGGGTACTGCGCCAAGGGACTCAGAGAGATTCACGCGCGGCGCAGCGTGACGCATCTCCTCGCCATCGACCACGCTTACGGCCGCCGGGGTATCCAGTTCTGACAAAGTCTGTGGTGCCGCTGTAACGATGATCGTTTGCTCATCGGCTGCAAAAAGAGCAGGCGAGAAAATGAGCGGTAAGAGAAGCGCCGGAAGCGATGCTGAATGTACATTTATGATTTTCATTAGAAACCCGCAAGACGAACCAAATGGAACATTTCCTGGTTATGTTAATACTTATGTAAACATATTGAAAATCTTAGTGGCACTTTGCGTTAAACATGATGTCAAAAGATGAAAATTTTTACCTGCAACAGGGAATTAAGGCTCCACTTTCTGCTGATTAATGATTACTATTCGCATCTATAAAACGTCGTGCAATGACGCGATGAAGTAAAGAAGCCTTGTGAAGCAGTAACATATTGGTCCATCAAAGGGAGTCGTCATGTCATTACGTCAATTGTCTGCACCGCGTCTGCGTCGTTCGTTATTACTGAGCACTCTGTTACTGGCAGGTAGCTTCAGCGCTCATGCCGCCGACGAGATGCTGCGCAAAGCGGTCGGCAAAGGGGCTTATGAAATGGCCTATAGCCAGCAGGAAAATGCGCTCTGGCTGGCTACATCACAGAGCCGTAAACTCGATAAAGGCGGCATTGTTTACCGTCTTGACCCGGTGACGCTGGAAGTTACCCAGATTATTCATAACGATTTAAAACCGTTCGGCGCCACGATTAATAACCAGACCCAGACCCTCTGGTTTGGCAATACCACTAACAGCACCGTGACGGCGATTGACGCGAAAACCGGTGATGTGAAGGGGCGTCTGGTTCTGGATAACCGCAAACGCAGCGAAACCGTGCGCCCGCTGGCAACGCGTGAACTGGCTGTAGATGAGAAAACCAACACCGTTTACGTGACCGGGTTAGGTAAAGAGAGCGTAGTTTGGGCGATTGACGGCGAGAAACTGGCGCTGAAAGCGACCATCGAAAATACCGGTAAAATGGGCACCGGCCTGGCTGTGGATGCAGACAAGCAGCGTCTGTATGTGACCAACGGTGACGGCGAGCTGGTGACTATCGACACCGCGAGCAATAAAGTGCTGGAGCGTAAGAAACTTCAGGACGATGGCAAAGAGCACTTCTATATTAACATCAGCCTGGACACCGCAGGTCAGCGTGCGTTTATCACCGACTCTAAAGCACCGCAGGTGCTGGCGGTTGATCTGAAGTCTGGCAAGGTACTGGCGACTATCGATACGCCGGAATCCCTGGGCGTACTCTACAACCCAACTCGTGATGAAGTTTACGTGACGCAGCGTAAAGCGGGTACCGTGACGGTGATTGATGCGAAAACCTACAAGGTAACCAAAACCATCAAAACGCCAACCTTCCCGAACAGCCTGGCGCTTTCTGGCGATGGCAAAACCCTGTACGTGAGCGTGAAACAGGAATCGACTCGCGAGAAAGAAGCGACTCAGCCGGACGATGTGATTCGTATCGCGCTGTAATATAAAAAAAGCGGCTAATCAGCCGCTTTTTTATTCTCTTATATCAATTATGGCGCAGAGCGATGAATCTCATGCACGCGCTTACGTACGCCAAACCAACCCGCAACCAGCAGTACTGCAATCACCGGAATTGAGCCAATGGTGTAGGTACCATTTGGATAGTCAAACGCCATCAGCACCAGCACGCTGAACAGGAACAGCAGCGTGAGCCATGAGGTGAACGGTGCGCCCGGTAACTTAAAGCTGATATCCGCCGCTTTACCTTCTTTAATCGCTTTGCGCAGACGCATCTGGCAGACCACGATAAAGGCCCAGGAAGCAATAATCCCCAGCGATGCCACGTTCAGGACAATTTCAAACACCTGGGACGGCACCAGATAGTTCAGGAATACGCCGACCACATAGACGCCCAACGTCGCCAGGATACCCGCGTAAGGCACGTGCTGGCGGCTCATTTTGGACATGAACTTCGGTGCGGAACCGCCCATCGACATCGAACGCAGAATACGCCCGGTTGAATAGAGGCCCGAGTTCAGGCTGGAGAGCGCCGCAGTCAGGACCACTACGTTCATCACATCGCCCATATACGGCACGCCGAGTTTTGAGAAGAAGGTGACAAACGGGCTCTGGCCTGCCTGATAGGCGTTCCACGGCAGCAGCAGAACCAGCAGCACGACAGAACCGACATAGAACAGGCCGATACGCCAGATAACGCTGTTGATGGCGCGCGGCACGGTGTTCTCTGGATCTTTCGCTTCGCCGGCAGCGGTGCCAACCAGTTCAATAGAGGCAAAAGCGAAGACTACGCCCTGAACCAGTACCAGCGCAGGCAGCAGGCCGTGCGGGAAGAATCCGCCATTATCGGTGATGAGGTGGAAGCCGGTGGCGTTCCCGTCAAGCGGTTTACCGCTGCCGAGGAAAATCGTGCCGACAATCAGGAAGGCGACGATGGCCAGCACTTTCACCAGTGCGAACCAGAACTCCATTTCGGCAAACCATTTTACGCCGATCATGTTCATGGTGCCGACGATCGCCAGCGCGCCCAGCGCAAACACCCACTGTGGTACATCGCCAAACGCGCCCCAGTAATGCATATAGAGGGCGACGGCGGTGATGTCGACGATCCCGGTCATCGCCCAGTTGACGAAATACATCCAGCCTGCGACGTACGCGGCTTTTTCACCCAAAAATTCGCGGGCATATGAAACGAAACTGCCGCTGGAAGGGCGGTGTAATACCAGTTCACCCAATGCGCGCAGTATAAAGAAAGAGAAGATCCCGCACACCAGATAGACGATAGCCAGCGACGGCCCCGCCATCTGTAAACGTGCGCCCGCGCCGAGAAACAGGCCGGTACCAATCGCGCCGCCGATAGCAATCATCTGGATCTGACGATTGCCCATCGCTTTGTGATAACCCTCTTCATGGGAGTTCAGCCAACGGCGTTTCGCCGCACGCTGCTCCTCGGTGGTGTTGTGCTTTGTATTCATTAAATTTATACCTGCTTACCTGTCTAAATCCTTCACGGATGTCCTGTTACCCCGCGCAATAACAAACGATTGCGTGGATAGCAAATAATGCTGTCTTTCTCACGTTTCTGATGCAGAGATAAGACAAACATGGCGCTGCATCCTACACAAAACGCCATATTGACGCAAAATATAGATGCAGGTTCTCAGGGCCGCTCACAGCCTGGTTGCTGTCGATTCAGCAAACTTAACGATTTATGAATTCTGCTCATGGCTCCTTTCACATTTGCCGGGCTAATACTTGTCGCCTGGATGCGCTACGGTATAAAGCACAACGTAAGGAGAAACCGATGAAAATTATTCGTAGTGGATCGCTGCCGTCAGTTAAAGGCCCGGAAAACTGGTTTACCGGCACGGTCAGAATCGATGCGCCTTTCCAGGCTGAAGACCCCGCCAAAGTGGGTGGGGCAACGGTGACGTTTGAACCCGGCGCGCGCACCGCCTGGCATACGCATCCATTGGGCCAGACGTTAATTGTGACCCAGGGGCGCGGTTGGTTACAGGAGTGGGGGAAAGCGCCGGAAGTGTTAAATCAGGGGGATATCGCGTGGATCCCACCAGAGGTCAAACACTGGCATGGTGCGTGTGCCGAAACGGCAATGACCCATATCGCCATTGCCGAAGCCGAGAACGGCAGCCCGGTCACCTGGCTTGAGCATGTGACAGAGGAACAATATAAAGGCTGTTAATGTTAGCCTGAATATACATAAGAGCGAGCTATCCTACGGGGGCTCGCTTTTTTATTCTCCAGAATTAATGCAATCTTAAAATTTTCCTATGAGTTCAAAGCGTGAAAGGAGAAGTATACACTTTAGATGTGCAGATAATGGTGATCAGGGCAGGGCGGTAGCGCGCGGATGAATGATTAATAGCAATGATTTATGAATAATGATTCATGATATGCATGAATTCTGAAGGGAAATATGCAAATTACCAACAGCGAAATACATTTATCTATTACAACGATAGGGAAAATTGAAAATGCGCCGCAGTTCGATTTTTATCGTGAATGTTATGACCTGCTATTCACATTTGAATCGCAAGGCATACGCTATTCGCAAGTATGGCAATGCTATACAGGCGAACTGGATAAATTTCTAAAAGACCTAATCCTTTTAAAAGACAATGATATTTGTGATGAGATTTCTTTCGCCCCGATGAATGAAACTGGCATCATTGTTATCGGAAAAATCATGCAACCTTATGAAACTTATTATCTGAAATTCAGATTGCCTGCCGTATTGCGTTCAGAAATTTGTGTTCAAGGGGAGACAATGCTGGACCAGTCTTATATCGATAACATTATTATAGAATTTGCAGAATTGATGGATGTATGAAGGATATAGAGATGTTTAAACAAATCACGATCGCATTTGTATTGATGACGACGGTGGTAATACCTTGCACCGCGACGCGTACTGAGACCAAACCAAACGAAAATATCATCATTGGTACCCTGAGCCCGGATGCGGGAAATGACCTTGCGCATACGGCGTGTATGCTGAGCCGTTCAGGAAAAACCGATGCCAGCAACGTAGAATATATCGAGGGTGCGTACTGCCCGTTGGGGGCAAAAGAATGTGACTACTACGCCGTGATGAAGTTAAATGGTGTAGAAACGAGGTTAAAGCAAGTCATATCAAGTGAACATTCGGCGGCGTATTCCAACGGCGATATCACGCTGAATGCGCAACAAACGCGAATTCACCCTGAAACCGCGGACGATGAGGGAAGTGATTAT
Protein-coding regions in this window:
- a CDS encoding helix-turn-helix domain-containing protein; protein product: MNTIEDNLNQRIGARIRIERESRGWSLSDLTERAGVSRGMIHKIERGESSPTAALLARLSGAFGISMSTLIARAEMQEGKLLRFADQPVWHDPQTDYLRRHVSPRSDMPIDLVQIELPAGSDIPMPASAYALARQLIWLTKGELVFVEGDTRHEMKTGDCLELGPPNDCRFINETKEACTYLVVRLNTPPA
- a CDS encoding NADP-dependent oxidoreductase — protein: MTKETLRQRRWVLASRPHGEPVADDFRLEEANVPEPAEGEVLLRTIYLSLDPYMRGRMSDAPSYSPPVELGAVMVGGTVSRVEQSRHPNFKTGEWVLGYSGWQTYDVSNGDGLVKLGDAPEHPSWSLGILGMPGFTAYMGLLDIGQPKVGETLVVAAATGPVGATVGQIGKLKGCRVVGIAGGPEKCRHAVEVLGFDLCIDHRAKDFAEQLASACPAGIDVYYENVGGKVFDAVLPLLNTSARVPVCGLVSGYNATDLPDGPDRLPLLMGTLLKKRIRMQGFIIGQDYGHRIGEFQEEMGRWVQEGKIKYREQIIDGLENAPAALIGLLKGENFGKVVIRLANDK
- the pqqU gene encoding TonB-dependent receptor PqqU, with amino-acid sequence MKIINVHSASLPALLLPLIFSPALFAADEQTIIVTAAPQTLSELDTPAAVSVVDGEEMRHAAPRVNLSESLGAVPGLQVQNRQNYAQDLQLSIRGFGARSTFGVRGLRLYVDGIPATMPDGQGQTSNIDINSVESIDVLRGPFSALYGNSSGGVINVNTQTGQQPGTIEASSYYGSFGSWRYGLKASGAVGDGTQAGDVDYTVSTSRFSTHGYRDRSGAQKNLANAKLGVRIDDASKLTLLFNSVDIKADDAGGLTESEWRDNPQQSPRAEQYHTRKTIKQTQAGLRYDRQLTENDDLSMMLYAGERETTQYQSIPRAPQLNPTHAGGVIELTRHYQGIDTRWTHRGELLVPVTFTTGLDYENMSEQRKGYENFVMNGSTPEYGQKGDLRRNERNLMWNLDPYLQTQWQLTDKLSLDAGVRYSSVWFDSNDRYITPENGNDSGDANYHKWLPAGSLKYAITDAWNVYLSAGRGFETPTINELSYRSDGKSGLNFDLKPSTNDTVEIGSKTRIGNGLLSVALFQTNTDNEIVTDASSGGRTSYKNAGKTRRQGAELSLDQRFAENWRAKAAWTYLDATYRTNVCDDSNCNGNRMPGIARNMGFASLGYEPESGWYAGGDIRYLSDIMANDENTAKAPSWTVVGLNTGYKFNISKVNIDVFGRVDNLFDREYVGSVIVNESNGRYYEPAPGRNYGVGLNVGWTFE
- a CDS encoding adhesin, whose amino-acid sequence is MFKQITIAFVLMTTVVIPCTATRTETKPNENIIIGTLSPDAGNDLAHTACMLSRSGKTDASNVEYIEGAYCPLGAKECDYYAVMKLNGVETRLKQVISSEHSAAYSNGDITLNAQQTRIHPETADDEGSDYKFVMMIKTKGVEKRVEMEGYCGE
- a CDS encoding YncE family protein: MSLRQLSAPRLRRSLLLSTLLLAGSFSAHAADEMLRKAVGKGAYEMAYSQQENALWLATSQSRKLDKGGIVYRLDPVTLEVTQIIHNDLKPFGATINNQTQTLWFGNTTNSTVTAIDAKTGDVKGRLVLDNRKRSETVRPLATRELAVDEKTNTVYVTGLGKESVVWAIDGEKLALKATIENTGKMGTGLAVDADKQRLYVTNGDGELVTIDTASNKVLERKKLQDDGKEHFYINISLDTAGQRAFITDSKAPQVLAVDLKSGKVLATIDTPESLGVLYNPTRDEVYVTQRKAGTVTVIDAKTYKVTKTIKTPTFPNSLALSGDGKTLYVSVKQESTREKEATQPDDVIRIAL
- the ansP gene encoding L-asparagine permease encodes the protein MNTKHNTTEEQRAAKRRWLNSHEEGYHKAMGNRQIQMIAIGGAIGTGLFLGAGARLQMAGPSLAIVYLVCGIFSFFILRALGELVLHRPSSGSFVSYAREFLGEKAAYVAGWMYFVNWAMTGIVDITAVALYMHYWGAFGDVPQWVFALGALAIVGTMNMIGVKWFAEMEFWFALVKVLAIVAFLIVGTIFLGSGKPLDGNATGFHLITDNGGFFPHGLLPALVLVQGVVFAFASIELVGTAAGEAKDPENTVPRAINSVIWRIGLFYVGSVVLLVLLLPWNAYQAGQSPFVTFFSKLGVPYMGDVMNVVVLTAALSSLNSGLYSTGRILRSMSMGGSAPKFMSKMSRQHVPYAGILATLGVYVVGVFLNYLVPSQVFEIVLNVASLGIIASWAFIVVCQMRLRKAIKEGKAADISFKLPGAPFTSWLTLLFLFSVLVLMAFDYPNGTYTIGSIPVIAVLLVAGWFGVRKRVHEIHRSAP
- a CDS encoding cupin domain-containing protein, with product MKIIRSGSLPSVKGPENWFTGTVRIDAPFQAEDPAKVGGATVTFEPGARTAWHTHPLGQTLIVTQGRGWLQEWGKAPEVLNQGDIAWIPPEVKHWHGACAETAMTHIAIAEAENGSPVTWLEHVTEEQYKGC
- a CDS encoding GntR family transcriptional regulator, which produces MFDFAKAQRLSLTQQVEQNLKNALIIGALKPGARLVTKDIAESQGISITPVREALLRLVSSGALYAAPAQAFLVPELNLARYNEIQIIRKKLEGMAAAAASEKMTVEKVSRLHRLVEEFHSIKSSGDIAKTLQSNYQFRFCLYEFAEMPTLTALIEQLWVRIGPSFNYLYPHADEQFFQREFYRALLLALSKGAQVESYEAICEVIDESGAIIQKQYTN